The genomic stretch AACATGGCCCAGAATACAGCCAAAATGATATGATGAAATAAATGTCAGAGAAACTTACCAGCCATGTGCTTCGTCATCCAATTGGCGTTTGCATCGACAATTGGCTTCTGAGAATGAGAGCCATGGGCGATGGCCAGGCCCGCAATGGCGGAGCAGAGGAAGAACGCTCTCATGATGTCGCGCGAGAGGGATTATCAATCAAGtaagaagacgatgaaacAGAGCAAGGCTGAGATACAATGCGACAAAATGCGATGCAATGCAGAGAGCGGCGCAACAAATATTCTGTTCTTGTCTGGATGCTAATGGGAGGACGTCGAGCGGAAGAGAGGTGGCCGCCGCAGTTATGGAGTCCCGCCAGGTACTCTGCAGAGCCACAGTGATAGCGGCATCGCTAACGGCGGTGACTGCAGGCCCTGGCTTTAGCGGCGGGGGTGGTCGCAAACAGGGGAGCGCCCACTAGAGTTAGTTGCCGGATTAGGCTTATCTAGAGAGGATGCAATCCCATGTCAACCATTGCCTGAGGGTGCTTTACAGAGCCGTATTACCACTTGATTGGCTTCTGGGAGAATAAACGATAGAGCTGACATGTAGTAATCAAGAATCGGTGTAAAGCAATCCTTGAAGCGCCAAAGTGGAAATGCCATATACTCTATACCTGGCTAAAGATGAAGTGCTATCTATAGGTGCTAGTAGTAAGTATCAGCTGAACCCCGTGATCTCGCGTTTCCCGTCATGCCCCGCCTCGCGTCTCTCTTCTAGATCCAAACTAACATCGAATAAGAGAGCCTGCCGCTTATTCCAAAACGAGCTTTCTGGTATTGTACTGCGCATCAACACGTAATAACCACCAGCATCGGGCAATCACAATGAGCAAGCAAGTCGAGCTCGCGCTTGTTTCGTTGATGCCAACGTATGGCTCCGATCTCCCCTCAACTCTGGTCGAGTCTGCCGGCTCCCTGCTGGCCCAATCTCGACATCTAGCCAGCACGCTGAAGGCGGACGAGGAGATTGCCCGGCCCTATGCCTGTGCCCACATTGCCTGCAACCGGTAACCACGATAGCATCCGCCGAACCACTGATGAATTTGCTGGCTGCTAACCAGTTGCAATCGCGATAGACTCAAGATTACACTAGATCTCCCGACAATTGAGCCGCGCCCACCGATCCCACCCCGAGTATACAAGCGATTGTATACGCATCTTGACAATATCCTCCCCAACACATCAGCGAGTGGGCGTAGGACGAGAAAAGCAGGCTCTAGACAGCGAAATGCCGGGGAATCGCCAGCATCCTCACAATCACGACCTCTTCCTTCAAGGCCCGAGCCCAGCAAGGACAGCAGTCTGGCCCAATTCCGAAAGAGATCCGGCTCAGATACGAAAACTGCGTTAAAATCAGACCGAAAAGCGCACGCAAGCGTCAGGGAGTCGGATATATACCCCTGGATTCAACCCGTCATCCGTCATTTATGCGTTGAACCTGGACACAAGAAACTAGCGCCGTCAATGCTGGCGGGCATGGAGTCGATTTTACTGCCAGGAGGGCGTAAAACAAAGGATGAATGGGCATTGGAGCACGCAACTGCGTTATGCGCGGCTGTAATCTTCTTTGTCGCCATGCGACTTAGAGATATCGATCAAGATCAGGCTATCCAGCCTGAAAACTACGTCCCTACTCGCACCGAAATTGTCGGGCAGCTGAGCCGAGCACGCCAAGATGTTACGGTTGAAGGAATAGAGCCGGATGCCCTCTGGGAAGGCTGGGCCGATATCACCGACGATGACTTTGATGCTGCGGTGTCAAGAGTCCGCGGAAACGGATGGCTCGAGGCCGATTGGTACGATGGAATTGCAGACGTCATCAGTATGAACGTCCAACATGATAGTAGCGTGGCCGAGAATCATTATGAGGATGGCGGGCTGCAAggtcagcagcagcgagcagATACAATGTTCCAAGAGAAGTATGATTACCTGAGTGAGAGTCGTAGAGAGGAGTACGCCATATGGAGGGCGGCCTGGTTAGAGCGAATCTCGGCGCGGCAAATTTCTGCGTTGTCTGCGTCTGAAAAGGCcggtggaggagatgatACCCAATGAACAGTTCCAAACGGCACCTGGTTCTCAACATTAAGATGGCAAGATGATTATATACAAAATTTCCTACCTCGACGTAATATACAACATACGAGTACTCTGTAACCGACTGCATTCTGCACAGATCCCTTAGGCCAGTTTGCCTGGGACAAAGGGGTGTCCTGCACTGAGTCCTCCGTCGACAGCCCAAGCCTGCCCATTTATATAGCTAGACTCATCACTGCCCAGGAACAGCACTACGCGGGCAACCTCGTCAGCATGTCCACCCCGCCTCGTCGGGTTCAGCTGGCCAATCTTTTTCTCATTGCCGCGGGCGCGCGCAGCTTCATACACGGGTGCAGTCATGCCCGTCTCAATGATGCCGGGGCAGATGGCATTGATGCGGACGCCAGTGCCCGTAAGCTGGTAGGACATTGTCTGGGCGAGGGAGACAACCGCAGCTTTGGATGATGAATAGGGGGTGCTGCCAGCGTTTGAGCGCAGGCCAGCAACAGAGGCGGTACCGATGATGCTTCCGCTGGGCTTGGGTTTCTGCGGAGATGTCTTTTTCATTGCCGGGGCGGCGTATTTGGTAGCAAGGAAAACACTATTTAAATTGTCGTTAGTTTCTGAATGAGGCGTTGATTTCCAAGATGCGGAtctagaagagaaaaacagaCCTCAGAGTGTTGACTTTGTGTACATTCATGAAGTCCTCAGCGCTGATATCAGTAAAGACTACGTTGGGGCCTGTAACTCCGGCATTGGCAAAGAAGACATCCAAACGGCCGTAGCGTTCCATTGCATCGTCTACAacggccttgaccttggcctcaTCCGCGGCATCAAACTGACGCGTCTGAATCTCGACATTGGGATACAGCTGGTTGATTTCCTTCTTGTGGGCCTCAAGATTTGATGCGTCAAAATCGCAAAGGTAGATTGCTCGGGCGCCGCTCTCGGCAAACTGATGGGCTGTAGCCCGGCCTATGCCAAGCGCAGAGTTGGCGCCTATGATGGAGATGTTTAGAGGAGCGCTTAGAACTGAGCTTGTCATACACAGCGAGGGGCCACGTaccggtgatgatgacgactttGTCTTGGGCTCGAGGCTTGCTGGATCCGGCCGCAACCTTGGCAATGGGAGGGAGCTGAGAGGACATGGTTGAGGGGGAAGAGGTTGCACAAGATAGTTGTGGCTGCGTGGGATTTTAGCCAGTCCAGTTGAGCCCGTCAGGCAAGTTTCtcttcaaaaaaaaattgatgGACAAAGGCTGAGCTGTGGttacaaaaagaaaacaacgTAAGATGATGTATTGAAAATTGAATACGGTAATTGACAGCGATGTTGCATATAAGCTGCTAGTATAAGCTCATATCCATCTCCGGGGAACAGAGGAGACTCCGCCAAAGTGCCGAGGCACAGCCATTGGCGCGCCGAGGACTTGGCTGAGCGAAGACTCGGTGTGGAGCTTGGGGTTCTCCCCGCATATTTAAACGGTCTATATACAAGGATCAGATCTTGCGACGATAGTGGGGAGAGAGGCCCCAAAATACTACTGTACAACTATGTGTTGTTTCTGCCAAAATGTAGGAATGCTTGGAGCTTGAATAAGGATGGTTGAAGGGACTAGAAGCGAGACCTGCTATATTCTGTACAGGTAGTCAGGGGATCAGCCTCAGGCACCCAGAGGAGGAACCTCAGTAGCAACGCTTGTAGACCGGAAATCTAAAACTACTACCATCATTCGTTCTTGTTCCACGCTTTACCTAGACACGGATGCGCTGAGCTGAATTTCTGTTCCTGATACGAGAGTGCCTACATATCTGAGATGCATAAACCTTCCTTCCATCGGATGCGCCTCTAATTGGCTCCCCAAGGGCCTAATCGTGCATAGCAATCGCCAGCGCCGTCTATCTCATTGGATTCCCAGCTGCACTCATGCAAGGGCTGCCCGTTTTCCAATCACATCCATCTCCTACGAGCTCAGCTGACCAGACTCTTCTAGGATGGGCATCCAGACTCTGATCCCGTATTGAGCCTGCGCTGGGGTTTACAGCGCAAGCTAACGTTGTGCTCGTCTTGCAACTACACCTTTGAGAGGCCCGATATCTGCTCCCAGGCCTTTTTCACATACTTTGTCACACCGCTGGAGGATTGTGATTGTGTGCCCCGGCGGCGGTTCCGTGCATTGGCCTGTGACCTGGTCGCGTAAGCCAAGCTCTGTATACGGACGCCCTGCATCGTTCATTG from Trichoderma atroviride chromosome 3, complete sequence encodes the following:
- a CDS encoding uncharacterized protein (EggNog:ENOG41), giving the protein MSSQLPPIAKVAAGSSKPRAQDKVVIITGANSALGIGRATAHQFAESGARAIYLCDFDASNLEAHKKEINQLYPNVEIQTRQFDAADEAKVKAVVDDAMERYGRLDVFFANAGVTGPNVVFTDISAEDFMNVHKVNTLSVFLATKYAAPAMKKTSPQKPKPSGSIIGTASVAGLRSNAGSTPYSSSKAAVVSLAQTMSYQLTGTGVRINAICPGIIETGMTAPVYEAARARGNEKKIGQLNPTRRGGHADEVARVVLFLGSDESSYINGQAWAVDGGLSAGHPFVPGKLA